Proteins from a genomic interval of Burkholderia cepacia GG4:
- a CDS encoding orotate phosphoribosyltransferase, with protein sequence MTGYDRQSISDTTAKILLEVQAVHFNAEKPFIFTSGWASPVYIDCRKLISYPRVRRALMEMAETTIMRDVGFEQIDSVAGGETAGIPFAAWLADRMMVPMQYVRKKPKGFGRNAQIEGHLEEGSRVLLVEDLTTDSRSKINFVNALRTAGATVNHCFVLFHYNIFKESVSVLKDIDVDLHALATWWDVLRVAKASGYFETKTLDEVEKFLHAPAEWSAAHGGATAPKE encoded by the coding sequence ATGACAGGCTACGATCGTCAGTCGATCTCGGATACGACCGCCAAAATCCTGCTCGAAGTGCAGGCGGTGCACTTCAACGCCGAAAAACCGTTCATCTTCACGTCCGGCTGGGCAAGCCCCGTCTACATCGACTGCCGCAAGCTGATCTCGTATCCGCGCGTGCGTCGTGCGCTGATGGAAATGGCGGAAACGACGATCATGCGCGACGTCGGCTTCGAGCAGATCGACTCGGTGGCGGGCGGCGAGACGGCCGGTATCCCGTTCGCGGCATGGCTCGCGGACCGCATGATGGTGCCGATGCAGTACGTGCGCAAGAAGCCGAAGGGTTTCGGCCGCAATGCGCAGATCGAAGGCCATCTGGAAGAAGGCTCGCGCGTGCTGCTGGTGGAAGACCTGACGACCGACAGCCGCAGCAAGATCAACTTCGTCAACGCGTTGCGCACCGCGGGCGCGACGGTGAACCACTGCTTCGTGCTGTTCCACTACAACATCTTCAAGGAAAGCGTGTCGGTCCTGAAGGACATCGACGTCGACCTGCACGCGCTCGCGACCTGGTGGGACGTGCTGCGCGTCGCGAAGGCGTCGGGCTACTTCGAAACGAAGACGCTCGACGAAGTCGAGAAATTCCTGCACGCGCCGGCCGAATGGTCGGCCGCGCACGGCGGCGCGACGGCCCCCAAGGAATAA
- a CDS encoding NADP-dependent malic enzyme, which translates to MDEQLKQAALAYHLNPKPGKISVTPTKPLSNQLDLSLAYSPGVAAACEAIHADPLDAQKYTSRGNLVGVITNGTAVLGLGNIGPLAAKPVMEGKGCLFKKFAGIDVFDIELSESDPDKLVEAIAMLEPTLGGINLEDIKAPECFYIEQKLRERMKIPVFHDDQHGTAIIASAAILNGLKVVGKKLSEVKLVCSGAGAAAIACLDLLVNLGLTKANILVADSKGVIYEGRGNLDPSKQRYAATTDARTLGDAIVGADVFLGCSSAGVLKQDMVKTMGDRPLILALANPEPEIRPEDAKAVRPDAIVATGRSDYPNQVNNVLCFPFIFRGALDVGATTITEEMKLACVRAIAELAEETDQSEEVAKAYEGHSLEFGPDYLIPKPFDPRLIIKIAPAVAQAAMDSGVATRPIEDMDAYREQLGATVYRTGMVMRPVFATAKKKQARIVFAEGEDERVLRAAQFVLQEKIAKPIIVGRPSVVEMRLQKIGSKLKAGIDFEIVNPEDDTRYHRYWQAYHEIGARDGVTPEVAKAALRKFNTLIGAMLVHLGDADGMICGMIDTYHTHLKFIEQVLGRAQGAEHYAAMNLLMLPGRNLFLCDTYVNEVPSAEQLADMTIQAAAEIERFGIAPKAALLSNSNFGSAPSASSRRMAEARQLISERAPNLEVDGEMHGDAALSEAVRKAAFPGTTLSGEANLLIMPNVEAANIAYNLLKMVGGEGVTVGPFLLGAAKPVHILTPAATVRRIINMTAVAAANANTK; encoded by the coding sequence ATGGACGAACAACTGAAGCAGGCCGCTCTCGCTTATCACCTGAACCCGAAACCCGGCAAGATTTCGGTCACCCCGACCAAGCCGCTGTCGAACCAGCTCGATCTGTCGCTCGCGTATTCGCCGGGCGTCGCGGCGGCGTGCGAGGCGATCCACGCCGATCCGCTCGACGCGCAGAAGTACACGTCGCGCGGCAACCTCGTCGGCGTCATCACGAACGGCACGGCCGTGCTGGGCCTCGGCAACATCGGCCCGCTGGCTGCGAAGCCGGTGATGGAAGGCAAGGGCTGCCTGTTCAAGAAGTTCGCGGGCATCGACGTGTTCGACATCGAACTGTCGGAGTCCGACCCCGACAAGCTCGTCGAGGCGATCGCGATGCTCGAGCCGACGCTCGGCGGCATCAACCTCGAGGACATCAAGGCGCCGGAATGCTTCTACATCGAGCAGAAGCTGCGCGAGCGCATGAAGATCCCCGTTTTCCACGACGACCAGCACGGCACCGCGATCATCGCGTCGGCTGCGATCCTGAACGGCCTGAAGGTCGTCGGCAAGAAGCTGTCGGAAGTGAAGCTCGTGTGTTCGGGCGCGGGCGCCGCGGCGATCGCGTGTCTGGACCTGCTCGTGAACCTCGGCCTGACGAAGGCGAACATCCTCGTCGCCGATTCGAAGGGCGTGATCTACGAAGGGCGCGGCAACCTCGACCCGTCGAAGCAGCGTTATGCGGCGACCACCGACGCGCGCACGCTTGGCGACGCGATCGTCGGCGCGGACGTGTTCCTCGGCTGCTCGAGCGCGGGCGTGCTGAAGCAGGACATGGTCAAGACGATGGGCGACCGCCCGCTGATCCTGGCGCTTGCGAACCCGGAACCGGAAATCCGCCCGGAAGACGCGAAGGCCGTGCGCCCGGATGCGATCGTCGCGACCGGCCGTTCGGACTACCCGAACCAGGTCAACAACGTGCTGTGCTTCCCGTTCATCTTCCGCGGCGCACTCGACGTCGGCGCGACGACGATCACGGAAGAAATGAAGCTCGCGTGCGTGCGCGCGATCGCCGAGCTGGCCGAGGAAACCGACCAGAGCGAAGAAGTCGCGAAGGCGTATGAAGGCCATTCGCTCGAGTTCGGGCCGGACTACCTGATTCCGAAGCCGTTCGACCCGCGCCTGATCATCAAGATCGCGCCGGCCGTCGCACAGGCTGCGATGGATTCGGGCGTCGCGACGCGCCCGATCGAGGACATGGACGCGTACCGCGAGCAGCTCGGCGCGACCGTCTACCGCACCGGCATGGTGATGCGTCCGGTGTTCGCGACCGCGAAGAAGAAGCAGGCGCGCATCGTGTTCGCCGAGGGCGAGGACGAACGCGTGCTGCGCGCCGCGCAGTTCGTGCTGCAGGAAAAGATCGCGAAGCCGATCATCGTCGGCCGTCCGTCGGTCGTCGAGATGCGCCTGCAGAAGATCGGCTCGAAGCTGAAGGCCGGCATCGATTTCGAGATCGTGAATCCGGAAGACGACACCCGCTACCACCGCTATTGGCAGGCGTACCACGAGATCGGCGCGCGTGACGGCGTCACGCCGGAAGTCGCGAAGGCCGCGCTGCGCAAGTTCAACACGCTGATCGGCGCGATGCTCGTGCACCTGGGCGATGCGGACGGGATGATCTGCGGGATGATCGACACGTACCACACGCACCTGAAGTTCATCGAGCAAGTGCTGGGCCGTGCGCAGGGCGCCGAGCACTACGCCGCGATGAACCTGCTGATGCTGCCGGGCCGCAACCTGTTCCTGTGCGACACGTACGTGAACGAAGTGCCGAGCGCGGAACAGCTCGCCGACATGACGATCCAGGCTGCCGCCGAAATCGAGCGCTTCGGCATCGCGCCGAAGGCCGCGCTGCTGTCGAACTCGAACTTCGGCAGCGCGCCGTCGGCGTCGTCGCGCCGGATGGCCGAGGCCCGCCAGCTGATCAGCGAGCGTGCGCCGAACCTCGAAGTCGACGGCGAAATGCACGGCGACGCGGCGTTGTCCGAAGCGGTCCGCAAGGCCGCGTTCCCGGGCACGACGCTGTCGGGCGAAGCGAACCTGCTGATCATGCCGAACGTCGAAGCGGCGAACATCGCGTACAACCTGCTGAAGATGGTCGGCGGCGAAGGCGTGACGGTCGGCCCGTTCCTGCTCGGCGCGGCGAAGCCGGTCCACATCCTGACGCCGGCTGCAACCGTGCGCCGGATCATCAACATGACGGCGGTGGCCGCCGCGAACGCGAACACGAAGTAA